Below is a genomic region from Gemmobacter sp. 24YEA27.
TTTCAGAAATACTTCGCTGGCCATGAGGACCACTACGCCATCATCGGCGGCGCGGCATGCGACCTCCTGTTCGATGAAGCCGGTCTCGATTTCAGGGCCACCAAGGACATTGATATGGTGCTCTGCGTTGAGGTGGTCGATGCCGCCTTCGGCACCGCTTTCAAAGCGTTTCTGGATGCCGGCGGCTATCAGGCACGCGAACGCAGCACCGGCGAAAAGGAATTCTACCGCTTCCACAAGCCGTCGGACCAGAGCGTCCCCTTCATGATCGAGCTGTTTTCCCGCAAGCCGGGCACCCTCGACCTTCCGGAAAATGCGGAACTCACACCCATCCCGGTTGAGGAAGACATCGTCAGCCTCTCAGCCATTCTGCTCGACGACGGATATTATGAAGCGTTGCAGTCCGCGAAGCGGAAGATCGAGGGCGTAACCGTCATCGATGAAACACTTCTCATCCCTTTCAAAGCGCGGGCATTCCTGGATCTGTCCGCACGGGCCGAAGCCGGGGAAAAGATCGACAGCAAAAACATCAAGAAGCACCGCAATGATGTGCTTCGCCTGACCCAGCTTCTGCCCGGCGATGCCTCGATCACCTTGCCCGATCAAATTCTCGACGACATGCGACGCTTCCTTGATCTGGCAGCGGCTGACGACACTCTCGATCCAAAAGCGCTCAACGTGCCGTTTACCCGCGATGAGGCGATTGCCCTTCTCAGGTCAGCTTACAAGCTGGCCGATGCATGAGCCGAACCTTCATCTACAGCTTTACTCCGTCATCGCTGGACCCAGCCCCCGGCGCGACCATTGCGTTGGACGTCTCGGAGATCGAGGACGCCGGCATTCGCGAGGTGCTTCAAACGCCGGGCGCCGCTTACGGCGCCTGGTCGATCCTCGATGCGCTGCTGTCGCCGACCGGCATAGGCACGCCTTTCATCTTCAAACAGCCGCTTGGGCAAGCTCGTGAAGTAAAGGTCGCGTTGTCGGGTCTGTTCGGCAGGTTCGTCGCTCGGGCCTATCTCGAACGCTACTTCGACCTGTCCATCTTCGCGCATCTCGGTAATCGAGTGGTCGATCTCGAACGTCGTAAACGCGCCAAGATCGTGCGCCTCGCACGAGGCGACCTCCCCGACTGGATCGCATGCAAATCCGATCTGACTTCGCTTACGATCGCAGAGGCCAAGGGTTGCCACGACCCAGGCGGAACAGCGAAGACGCGCGGCTTCAAACCCTCATTACCGATCTCGCTGGCGATCCCGCCCGGACCGTCCGTCAACTCCAGACTCAGGAAACCCGCATCAATGCAGTGATCGAACAGATCGGCAAGTTGACCGCCGCCGCCTCTGAGCAGAACCGGACCGCGCTCCGTGAGGCTCATGGGCGTCTTGCAACTGCGCGAGCGGCGGCATTGGCTGCATCCGACGATCTTTTCGCCGCGGAACCTCTGCCGGACATCGGCTCGGATATCCGCATCCGGTGGAGCTTTCCGAGGAAGACGCCACGGCCTACGACGCCGCGCAGGACGAGCTTGAGCGCCTGAACGCGGAGTGGGAGGACGCCGACACCGACCTTCCGGACGAGGTGGATGCGCGCCTTGCGGAGCTTGAAGGCGAGATTGAGCGGATCGACGCCAAGCGCCACGCCTTCGATCCCGATGACATCGCGCGCGGCGGCGTGTTCGTCGTCGTCGCCCATAATGGCGATGTTCGGATCGAGCGCGGTTTCATCCGCGCCGAGGACGAGGCCCCGGAGCCGGAACCGGAGGAAACCAAGGGCGGCGAAACCGTCATCGACGGCGTGCGCGTCAACGGTGACGGCGAAATCCTCGACAGCGAGGACGGCGAAGGCGACGACCTTCCCGAAACCGAGCAGGAGCCGGAAGAGGACGCCGGGGATGCGGGCAAGCCGCTGCCCGACTCGCTCATTCGCGACCTGACCGCGCATCGCACCCTTGGCCTGCGTCTCGCCCTTGGCGAGCAACCAGACATGGCGTTGATCGCCGTGGTCCATGCGCTCGCCGCGCAGACCTACTATCGGGGCGGCAGCACGGCCCATTGCCTCGAAATCAGCCCGACCAGCAATTACCTCGCCGCCCACGCCGACGGCATCGAGGACACGGCGGCGGCGAAGATGCTGGCAGATCGCCATGCCGGATGGGCGGCGGACATGCCGCGCGACATGGCGGACCTCTGGGACTTCGTTGCCGGTCTGGACCATGCGAGCCTCATGGCCTTGCTCGCGCATTGCGCCTCGCTGACCGTCAATGCGGTGAAGCTGCCTTGGGAGAGCAGCAAGCGCCGCGCCCATGAGACGGCGGATAAGCTGGCGACGGCGGTGGCGCTCGACATGGCGGCGCACTGGACCGCGACCGCGCGCAGCTATCTCGGGCGTGTCACCATAGCCCACATCCTCGCCGCCGTGCGCGATGCCCTTGGCGACGAGGCAGCGGAGCGGATCGCGGACAAGAAGAAGGTGGAGATGGCTACCGCTGCCGCGCAGCTTCTGGCCGGAACCGGCTGGCTCCCGCCCGTGCTGCGCACCGCGCGCCCCGCATGGCTCGACCAGCAGGCCGAGAGCTTCGCCCTCGATACCGTCGAGCCCGCCCCCTCGCAGGAAGCCCATGATGACCATTTCGCTATCGCAGCGGAATGAGGAAGGCAGGCCGGGGGCGCGCAAGCGGCCCCGGCTTTCCTCGCGTCCGAAAAAATCGCGGGCCGCGCAGTCGCGCGGCCCGATCACCTCGACCGTCGCCATGGTCGCCATCACCGTGAAGGAGGAGAACCATGGTTGCCGTGATGCTGATGAGCGTCGTGCTGATCGCCGGGCTTTGCGTCCTGGCCTATACGCTCGCCGTCTATGCCTTGCCGTTCATGCTCGGCGTCACCGCCGCGCAGTTCGCCTATCATACCGGCGCGGGCTTCATCGGGGCGGGCCTTGTCGGCTTCGTCGCCGCCGTCGCCGCCTTCGGCGTTCTCGCGCTGTTGTTCGACACGCTGCGCTCACCGATCCTGTCCGCGCAGAATGCCGGCCAGCCGGTCGTCTCGCCCGTGGTGCCGACACCCGGCGTCGACGAGGCCGAGCAGCGCCGCCGCGCAGAGGAGGAAGCCGCACGCCTCAGCACCGTGTTCTTCCAATCGAGGCAGGGATCGACTGCGGCTACACCGGGCGCCATGCCCGGCCTTACAGGCTTCGATCCCGCCAGCGCCGCCACAGGGCAACCGACCGCGCAGGACCGGCAGCTTGCCTTCCTCAACGTCGCGGCCGACCGGCGCACGGTCACGCCGGATCGCGTGACGCCGCCAGCTTCGCCTTTCGTGCTTCAGGCAGGCGCAGTCATCTCGGCGGCGCTCATCACGGGCATTCGCTCCGATCTTCCCGGCCAGATCACCGCGCAGGTCACGGAGAACATCTATGATAGCCCGACGGGCAGCATTCTGCTCGTGCCGCAGGGGACGCGGATCATCGGCCAGTATGACAACAACGTGCAGTTCGGCCAGCGCCGCGTGCTGCTCGGCTGGAGCCGGCTCATCATGCCGAACGGACGCTCGATCGTTCTCGAGCGCCAGCCGGGCGCCGATACGCAGGGCTATGCCGGTCTGGAGGATGGCGTTGATTACCACTGGTGGGATCTCGCCAAGGCCGCCGCGCTGTCGACCTTGCTCGGCGTCGGCGCGGAACTCGCCACCGACGACAATGATCGCCTGATCCGCGCCATCCGCGACGGTGCTCAGGACCCGGTCAATCAGGCCGGTCAACAGATCGTCCAGCGCCAGTTACAGGTTGCCCCGACACTGACCATCCGGCCGGGTTTCCCGGTGCGCGTCATCGTCACCAAGGATTTGGTGCTCGAACCCTACAGGAGCTGACCATGACCAAGCTGAAACTCGGCCCCATCGCGGACGACAAGCCCGTCAAGATCACGGTGGAACTGCCGGCGCAGCTCCATCGCGACCTCATAGACTACGGCCGCCTGCTCGCGGCGGGCGCTACGCCGATCGAGCCTGCCAAGCTGATCGTGCCGATGCTCGAACGCTTCATCAGCACCGACCGCGGCTTCGCCAAGGCCCGGCGCACGACGGCCTGACCGCGCCGATCGGCAGAAGGTATCGACGATGCCTTCCAAGCCAATCCGCAGTCGGTCTAATCACCGCATCTCAAGCGTGGAGTCAGCTTTGCCGGGGTGCCGCGCGCGAGCTAGCGCGAATGCGGCACGCTACCGGCCCCCGATCTTTCGCCATGGTTCGCCAGATGCCGGTAATACAGCCAAGTCGCTGATCTGGCCGCGTTAAGAAACGAGGTTTGGCATGAACACATTGAATGTCGAGATCGCAGGCGGCGGGGGTCAATCATGAGCCAATCGCCGTCCCCTCTCAGCAAGCGCACCATCCGCAGGCATCAGCTTCGCGAGATTGTCCCCCTGGCCGACACCACCATCTACGACATGGAGCAGCGCGGCGAGTTTCCTCAGCGCTTCTACCTGACCTCTCGGACCGTGGTGTGGGATCTCGGCGAAGTGGAGGCTTGGCTCGAAGAACGGCGCCGAGCCTCCAAGGCGAAAACCGCCAAGCGTGCGCCGTCACCCGACGTCACGCTCAGGAAAGCCCGTCCGGTCAAAGGCTAGGTTCTGGGGCCAGAAGATCCATGGAGGCCGGATAGAGCGTCGGGGTATATTTCTGACCGCCGACCCATGCGTCGATCAGATTCCCCCATTCCTGCATCATGTGGCGGCGTTGGTGCTCATACTCGGCCTTGTTATAGACGCCGCGCGAAGAACGCCCGTCCTCGTGCGCCAGACACTTCTCAATCCAGTCGCTGTTGAAGCCCAGCTCGTTGAGCAGCGTCGAGCCCGTGCGGCGAAGATCATGCACAGTGAACGGCTCCAGCGGCAATCCCGCCTTCTTGGCCTGCACGACGACCGCCGTGGTGACGCGGTTGAAGGTCGCACGCGACATAGGCGCATCCGCGTCGTAGCGCGATGGCAGCAGGTAGCGCGAATTGCCGGCGCAGGTCTTGAGCGCGACGAGGATGTCGAGCGACTGTTCGCACAGATAGACGTTGTGCGGCTTGGAGCGCTTCATGCGCTCCTTCGGGATCGACCACACGGCATTCTCGAAGTCGACCTCATCCCACACCGCGTCCTGCAGCTCGCTCTTGCGGACCATGGTGAGCAGGATCAGCTTCAGGCCGAGCCGGATCGTCGGCAGCGTCGCCACATGCTCAAGCTGGCCGAGCATGACCCGGATTTCGGCGGGCGAGAGCGAACGGTCCTTCGGAACGAACGTCGCGATCGAGGCAGGCCCGACCTCTTCGGCGGGGTTCGACACCTTCTCGCCGTGCAACTTGGCGAATGCGAACACCAGCTTCACGATGTCACGGACATGGACGGCCGTGGCCGGCGCTCCCCGCTTTTTCACCTTATCGCACATCGCCCGGAGATCCTCGGGCGTGATTTCCGTCAGCAGCCGGTTGCGGAACGTCGGCAGGATGTCGCGCTCGTAGATCGAGCGCCGCATTGCGCGGGTGCTCTCCGCCATACGGTGCTCTTGGAGCCAGCGTTCGCCGAACTCGCCGAAGCTCTTCGCTTCCTTAATGCGGCGCTTCTCGCGCTGCTTCTCCTGGGCGGGCGACCGCCCTTCCTGAATCGAGCGCTGCGCGTCGATCAACTTCTCCCGCGCACGGGCCAGAGAAAGGCCCGCCGGCCCGTATCGGCCGAGGGTCTAGGTCTCGCGTCGACCGTGCATACGGTAGTCATAGCGGAATACCACGGCACCCGACGGGTTCACCACGACATACATACCGTCACGGTCAGAGACCTTGTATAATTTGTCCTTTGGTTTCAGCGACTTGATCGCGGCATCAGTAAGCATCGGACCCTCCGATTTCGTTCAAGAAACGTCAGAGAGCCCCTAAAAATACCGTCAGGCCAAAATGGACCAATCCTGACGGCGAATTTTCCTTTATTCTCAATGGAATAAGGTCAAAAAAATACCGTCACAAGCTCTCTAGGCCATGACGGTATATGCAATTCCGCGATGTCACAAGATGCCCCATATCGTCAGCTCCGCCGTCGATCGCGAGGCTTTCTCGGCGATTGATGGCGAAAGGTGCCGGGAGGAAAATTATTTATTTTCAGTGTGTTATGGAGAGGTGTCGGCGGCAATCGGCGGCGTTTGGGTAGGTCCGAATTATTCCAGCTCGATGGTGCCCGGCGGTTTAGAGGTCAGGTCGTAGAACACCCGGTTCACGCCTTTCACCTCATTGATGATCCGCGTCATGGTTTCGCCGAGGAATTCATGGGTGAAGGGGTATGTGTCGGCTGTCATGCCATCGACAGAGGTCACCGCGCGGATCGAGACCGCGAAATCATAGGTGCGCCCGTCGCCCATCACGCCGACGGTTTTCATCGGCAGGATCGCCGCGAAAGCCTGCCAGATCTCGTCATAGAGGCCGTGTTTGCGGATCTGGTCGATATAGACCGCATCTGCCTCGCGCAGGATGGCGAGTTTCTCACGGGTGATCTCGCCGGGGCAGCGGATCGCGAGGCCCGGCCCGGGGAAGGGGTGACGCCCGATGAAAGACGCTGGCAGGCCAAGCTCGCGGCCAAGGGCACGGACCTCGTCCTTGAAGAGCTCGCGCAGCGGCTCCACCAGTTTCAGGCCCATCTTTTCCGGCAGGCCACCGACATTATGGTGCGATTTGATCGTGACCGAAGGCCCGCCGCTGAAGGAGACAGATTCAATCACATCGGGGTAAAGCGTGCCCTGGGCGAGGAATTCGGCACCCTCGATCTGGTTCGCGTATTTCTGGAACACGTCGATGAAGAGCTTGCCGATGGTCTTGCGTTTGACTTCCGGGTCCGAGACGCCTTCGAGGGCACCGAGGAAGAGATCCGATTCATCGGCCGCGATCAGTTTGATCTTGTAATTGTCGCGGAACATTTTGACGACTTCCGCCGCCTCGTTCTTCCTGAGAAGCCCGTGATCAACAAAGACGCAGGTCAGCTGGTCACCGATCGCCTCATGGATCAGGATGGCGGCGACAGAGCTGTCAACGCCGCCCGACAACCCGCAGATGACCTGTTTGTCGCCGACCTGTTCGCGGATCTTCGCGATGGCTTCCTCGCGGTAGCCGGCCATGGTCCAGTCGCCGGTGAAGCCCGCAAGCCGCACGAAATTCTCGTAAAGCTTTGCACCCTTGGGGGTGTGATGCACCTCGGGATGGAACTGCACGGCATAGAATTGGCGCGACGGATCGGCGGTGATCGCAAAAGGCGCATTGGGCGAGGTGCCATAGACCTCAAAGCCCGGAGCGATCTTTGACACATGGTCGCCATGGCTCATCCAGACCTGTTCGTCACCGGCCTGGAACCAGCCGTCGAGGATCTCGAGATCGGCGCCTTTGCGGGTCACAAAGGCACGGCCGAATTCGGCGGTGCCATGACCCGATTCAACCAGCCCGCCCAGCTGCTGCATCATGGTCTGCTGGCCGTAGCAGATGCCAAGAACCGGCACGCCGGCGGTCCACAGGCTTTCCGGCGCGCGGGGGCTGCCCTCACGGGTGACCGAATCCGGCCCGCCCGACAGGATCACGGCCTGGGGCGCGAATTCTGCCAGAAAAGCGTCTGAGACGCGCTGATAGGGGTGGATTTCGCAATAGACATTCAGCTCGCGCAGGCGCCGCGCGATCAGCTGGGTGACTTGCGAACCGAAATCAATGATGAGGAGGCGTTGGGGCTGGGTCATGGTTTTGCCATAGGTCCGGGGCTGGAGAATCGCAAGCGGGGAATGGGGGCAGGGTGGTCTTGCTACCGGAACTGTTTCGCCAGTTTCAGGCCCTGGCCCTGGTAGTTCGATTTCAGATCGGCGCCGTAGATCCGGCCGGGCGGCGACGACATCCGCTCATAGACCAGACGCCCCACCACCTGGCCATGTTCCAGAACAAAGGGGGCCTCGTGGCAGCGCACCTCCAGCACGCCACGCGAGCCCTGGCCCCCGGCGGCGTCATGGCCGAAACCGGGGTCGAAAAAGCCCGCATAATGCACGCGGAACTCGCCCACCATCGCCAGGTAGGGCGCCATTTCGGCGGCATGATCGGGCGGGATCGTCACGGCCTCGCGCGAGACGAGGATATAAAACGCGCCGGGGTCGAGGATAATACTGCCGTCTTCGCTATGGACCTCTTCCCAGAAATCGCGTGCCGGGTAATGGGCGATGCGGTCAAGGTCGATCACCCCGGTATGGGGTTTGGCACGGTAGCCGGCCAGGGTGCCTTCGGTCGGGCGCAGATCGACGGAAAAGCCGAGGCCTTCGGAAATCACCGGGGTGCCATCGACCAGCGGCACCTCCTGGTGCAGCTTCGCAAGATCGGCATCCGAGAGGCGGGCTTCGCCGGCACGAAAGCGGATCTGGTTCAGGCGCTGGCCCTCGCGCACCAGGACCGAGAAAGAGCGCGGGCAGACCTCGGCATAAAGCGGGCCGCGGTAAGCTTCGGGGATCCGGTCAAATTCGGTGCCGCCATCGGTGATGGTGCGGGTCAGCAGATCCAGCCGCCCGGTCGAGCTTTTGGCATTGGCGACCGCGGTGATGCCTTTGGGCAAAGCGAGGCTCTCGGCCAGTTCGATCAGATAGACGCAGCCCTTCTCCAGCACCGCGCCTTCGCTGAGGTCGATGCGATGCATTGCAAATTCTTCAAGCCGCGCACTGACGCGGCGGTCGCGGCCGGCGAGGAACGAGGCCCGCACCCGCCAGGCATACCGCCCGAGGCGCAGGTCAAGGCTCGCGGGTTGCACCTGGGCATCAAGGATCGGGCTGGTTGCCAGGATGGCGCGCGATTCTATCAGGCTGCGAATTGCGTGATCGGGCAGGACGCCGCTCTTTGCCATGCTGTGCTTCCTTTCGTCCGATCCGTTGCCGTCCGGTTTTTATCCGAAACTCTCGCTCCGGGATGCCGCAAATGAAAACCGCCCGCGCTGCGAAAGCAGGCGGGCGGTTTTTCGATGGTCGGGCCGGTGAGATTCGAACTCACGACCTCCCGCCCCCCAGACGGACGCGCTAAACCAGGCTGCGCTACGGCCCGACACTGGCGCCTGAATAACGATTTCCCACGCAGGTTCAAGCACAAAGCAGCGCCGTCCTCGTCGATTTTCATCCCGGCTCTTTCGCGGGTTTAGATCCCGTGCAGGGCAGGGTTCAGCCGCTGTGCTTTTGCGCTTCGGAAAGCCTCTGGCGGAGTGCAGCGATCCGCCGTGAAAGGGCGCGAAGGGAATCATTGCGCGGAGAAAAGCTGCCCGGCGGCAGCGCCCGAAGCCTTGCGGCGAGTGTCTGCGGACGGAAGGCGGGGGCTTCGCTGGCTGCCGCAGGCTCTGGCCCGGCTGCGCCGGGGGCATCCGTGTCATACGCTGCATCCGCGCTCTGTTCTGCCACAGGATCCGTCTCGGCAACGGTCACGCGGTCCGTCTCGGGAAGCGGGAAGGCAGTGATGCTTGCCGTTTCTGCGGCGAGGTCATCTTCAGGGCCGATATCAAAGGCGAAAGGCGCCTCTTCATGATCGGCCAGATCCGCATCCGCACCGGCCACGGCAGGAAAATGATCTCCGGGCTGCGCAGACAGACGATCGGAATTGTGATCCTGCGCCTCTTCCTCTTCCTCTTCTGCCTCTTCCGCAGCGGTCATCACCAGGGTTTCGCCCGGATCATGGGCCGGTTCAAAGCCCGGGAACATCGACTGACGCGGATCGAAGGCAGACAAGGGAGGCTCTTTCTCGGGCGGTTCTGTGGCTTGCGGCATGGTTTCCGGGGCAGATTCCCGGGACGGCTCGCCGGGGAAGGCAATGACGGTTCCGGTGATCTCGCCTGCGGAAAGATCACCTGCGTCAGAATCAGGCCTGTCATTGCGCGCCTGTGCGTCATGCACTTCGCTCTCAAGCGCTTCGATACTGGCCTCATTGGCCTCGCGCGGGGTCAGCCTGGTCACCTCGGCGCCGCGCCGCGTGGTTTTGACCGACATCGCAGAGATCAGCGCCTCTTCCTCGGCGCTGGTGTCATCGGTCAGACCGGCGACATGGCGCACACCCTGTTCGCGCAGGATCTTCTGCACGCCCCGGATCGTCATGCCTTCTTCATGCAAAAGCCGCCGGATCCCGGCCAGAAGCGCCAGATCCGAAGGGCGGTAATAGCGCCGCCCGCCCGCCCGTTTCACCGGGCGAATCTGCGGGAACCGCGTTTCCCAGAAGCGCAGCACATGGGCCGGGGTCTCCAGCACCTCGGCGACTTCCGAGATGGTCCGGAAGGCGTCGGGAGATTTGTCCATCGGACGCTCCTGCCTCATCATGGCCGCAGCGTCTGAACCGCTCCGGCCGCTTTGCATATTCTCTGCCTTTGTCGACCGGGACTGCGGCGGGCGTCAGCCGGGCTGCGGGTCACAGTGCAGCACCGGCCAGCGGGGCTTCAGCTGCCGGATCCAGCCGCCACGCGGTCTTTCATCAGATGCGAGGGACGGAAGGTCAGCACCCGGCGGGGCGAGATCGGAACCTCGTCGCCGGTCTTCGGGTTACGCCCGACCCGCGCCGTTTTCGCCCGCACCGAGAAGGTGCCGAAAGACGAAATCTTGACGGTCTCGCCGGCAACCAGCGCGTCGGAGACATGCTGCAGCACGGTTTCAACCAGGTCGGCAGATTCATTGCGGCTCAGCCCGACTTCGCGGAACACCGCTTCGGTCAGATCCATCCGCGTAAGCGTTTTCTCACTCATGTCTCAAGGTCCCCCCCGGGATTGACCTCGCAAGGATGGCGAGTCCGGAATTGCTTTGTCAATATCAAAGACTTGTGCCGCAGGCTTCAGGCCGCGTTTCC
It encodes:
- a CDS encoding TrbI/VirB10 family protein, which encodes MVAVMLMSVVLIAGLCVLAYTLAVYALPFMLGVTAAQFAYHTGAGFIGAGLVGFVAAVAAFGVLALLFDTLRSPILSAQNAGQPVVSPVVPTPGVDEAEQRRRAEEEAARLSTVFFQSRQGSTAATPGAMPGLTGFDPASAATGQPTAQDRQLAFLNVAADRRTVTPDRVTPPASPFVLQAGAVISAALITGIRSDLPGQITAQVTENIYDSPTGSILLVPQGTRIIGQYDNNVQFGQRRVLLGWSRLIMPNGRSIVLERQPGADTQGYAGLEDGVDYHWWDLAKAAALSTLLGVGAELATDDNDRLIRAIRDGAQDPVNQAGQQIVQRQLQVAPTLTIRPGFPVRVIVTKDLVLEPYRS
- a CDS encoding DUF2274 domain-containing protein, with protein sequence MTKLKLGPIADDKPVKITVELPAQLHRDLIDYGRLLAAGATPIEPAKLIVPMLERFISTDRGFAKARRTTA
- a CDS encoding AlpA family phage regulatory protein, producing MSQSPSPLSKRTIRRHQLREIVPLADTTIYDMEQRGEFPQRFYLTSRTVVWDLGEVEAWLEERRRASKAKTAKRAPSPDVTLRKARPVKG
- the guaA gene encoding glutamine-hydrolyzing GMP synthase; the encoded protein is MTQPQRLLIIDFGSQVTQLIARRLRELNVYCEIHPYQRVSDAFLAEFAPQAVILSGGPDSVTREGSPRAPESLWTAGVPVLGICYGQQTMMQQLGGLVESGHGTAEFGRAFVTRKGADLEILDGWFQAGDEQVWMSHGDHVSKIAPGFEVYGTSPNAPFAITADPSRQFYAVQFHPEVHHTPKGAKLYENFVRLAGFTGDWTMAGYREEAIAKIREQVGDKQVICGLSGGVDSSVAAILIHEAIGDQLTCVFVDHGLLRKNEAAEVVKMFRDNYKIKLIAADESDLFLGALEGVSDPEVKRKTIGKLFIDVFQKYANQIEGAEFLAQGTLYPDVIESVSFSGGPSVTIKSHHNVGGLPEKMGLKLVEPLRELFKDEVRALGRELGLPASFIGRHPFPGPGLAIRCPGEITREKLAILREADAVYIDQIRKHGLYDEIWQAFAAILPMKTVGVMGDGRTYDFAVSIRAVTSVDGMTADTYPFTHEFLGETMTRIINEVKGVNRVFYDLTSKPPGTIELE
- a CDS encoding 2'-deoxycytidine 5'-triphosphate deaminase produces the protein MAKSGVLPDHAIRSLIESRAILATSPILDAQVQPASLDLRLGRYAWRVRASFLAGRDRRVSARLEEFAMHRIDLSEGAVLEKGCVYLIELAESLALPKGITAVANAKSSTGRLDLLTRTITDGGTEFDRIPEAYRGPLYAEVCPRSFSVLVREGQRLNQIRFRAGEARLSDADLAKLHQEVPLVDGTPVISEGLGFSVDLRPTEGTLAGYRAKPHTGVIDLDRIAHYPARDFWEEVHSEDGSIILDPGAFYILVSREAVTIPPDHAAEMAPYLAMVGEFRVHYAGFFDPGFGHDAAGGQGSRGVLEVRCHEAPFVLEHGQVVGRLVYERMSSPPGRIYGADLKSNYQGQGLKLAKQFR
- a CDS encoding MerR family transcriptional regulator, with the translated sequence MDKSPDAFRTISEVAEVLETPAHVLRFWETRFPQIRPVKRAGGRRYYRPSDLALLAGIRRLLHEEGMTIRGVQKILREQGVRHVAGLTDDTSAEEEALISAMSVKTTRRGAEVTRLTPREANEASIEALESEVHDAQARNDRPDSDAGDLSAGEITGTVIAFPGEPSRESAPETMPQATEPPEKEPPLSAFDPRQSMFPGFEPAHDPGETLVMTAAEEAEEEEEEAQDHNSDRLSAQPGDHFPAVAGADADLADHEEAPFAFDIGPEDDLAAETASITAFPLPETDRVTVAETDPVAEQSADAAYDTDAPGAAGPEPAAASEAPAFRPQTLAARLRALPPGSFSPRNDSLRALSRRIAALRQRLSEAQKHSG
- the ihfA gene encoding integration host factor subunit alpha; translation: MSEKTLTRMDLTEAVFREVGLSRNESADLVETVLQHVSDALVAGETVKISSFGTFSVRAKTARVGRNPKTGDEVPISPRRVLTFRPSHLMKDRVAAGSGS